One window of Chamaesiphon minutus PCC 6605 genomic DNA carries:
- a CDS encoding DASH family cryptochrome has protein sequence MTTKRILIWYRNDLRLHDHQPLTQALKDGASIIPFYCFDDRQFGQTSFGFPKTGGFRAQFLLESVADFQHSYRSLGSELIIRRGLTEEIIPQLVEPLGITDVYYHQEVTPEEIAVSTALEAALKAVNVNCRSFWGHTLHLLQDLPFTLPNVPELFTNFRKEVERKAPTPTCLPAPTSLPPLSVNIDPGTLPTIEDLRVTAPQPDSRRVLAYRGGETAGIDRLNEYIWERDRLRVYKETRNGMLGADYSSKFSAWLALGCLSPRYIYQQVKKYEDERIENDSTYWLIFELLWRDYFRFICAKHGNNMFKRSGLQGVNLNWKQDWVRFDLWREGKTGYPLVDANMREIAATGYMSNRGRQNVASFLTKNLGIDWRMGAEWFESLLIDYDVCSNWGNWNYTAGVGNDARVFRVFNITKQSLDYDREGNYVKHWLPELAQVPAAKVHEPWKLSPAEQESFGVRIGVDYPQPVVDLFKSARTNELIYNMAFNVSGGARERPVPNRRSK, from the coding sequence ATGACTACCAAACGGATTTTAATCTGGTATCGTAACGATTTGCGCTTGCACGACCATCAACCGCTGACTCAGGCTCTTAAAGACGGTGCTAGCATAATTCCATTCTATTGCTTTGACGATCGTCAATTCGGACAGACGAGTTTTGGATTTCCCAAAACGGGTGGCTTTCGAGCGCAGTTTCTACTCGAAAGTGTTGCCGATTTTCAACATTCCTATCGCTCTCTCGGCAGCGAACTCATAATTCGGCGGGGATTGACAGAAGAAATTATTCCCCAATTAGTCGAGCCGTTGGGAATTACCGATGTCTACTATCATCAGGAAGTTACCCCCGAAGAAATTGCCGTCAGTACCGCACTAGAAGCCGCTCTCAAGGCAGTTAATGTTAATTGTCGATCTTTTTGGGGTCATACCCTGCATCTACTCCAGGATTTGCCGTTTACCTTGCCAAACGTGCCCGAATTATTTACCAATTTTCGCAAAGAGGTAGAACGCAAGGCACCGACGCCAACATGCTTACCAGCACCGACGAGTCTACCACCGCTGTCAGTAAATATCGATCCGGGAACTCTACCGACGATCGAAGATCTGAGAGTAACAGCACCTCAACCCGACTCGCGGCGAGTGTTGGCATATCGCGGGGGCGAAACGGCAGGAATCGATCGCTTAAATGAGTATATCTGGGAACGCGATCGATTGCGAGTCTATAAAGAAACTCGCAATGGCATGTTAGGTGCAGATTACTCGTCCAAATTTTCGGCTTGGTTGGCGTTAGGCTGTCTGTCGCCGCGCTATATCTACCAACAGGTGAAAAAATATGAGGACGAGCGGATCGAAAATGACTCTACTTATTGGTTGATTTTTGAGCTGTTATGGCGAGATTATTTTCGGTTTATTTGTGCCAAACATGGCAACAATATGTTTAAAAGATCGGGACTTCAAGGTGTCAATCTCAATTGGAAGCAAGATTGGGTGAGATTCGATCTTTGGCGCGAAGGTAAAACTGGATATCCACTAGTCGATGCTAATATGCGCGAAATAGCCGCAACTGGCTACATGTCCAATCGCGGACGTCAAAATGTTGCGAGTTTCCTAACTAAAAATCTGGGTATCGATTGGCGGATGGGTGCCGAATGGTTTGAATCTTTGCTAATCGATTACGATGTCTGTAGTAATTGGGGCAACTGGAACTATACAGCCGGAGTCGGCAATGACGCGCGAGTTTTTCGTGTTTTTAACATTACTAAGCAGTCTCTAGATTACGATCGAGAAGGAAATTACGTCAAACATTGGCTGCCAGAACTGGCGCAAGTTCCCGCAGCTAAAGTCCACGAGCCTTGGAAACTTTCACCAGCCGAACAGGAGAGTTTTGGGGTGCGTATTGGAGTCGATTATCCACAGCCTGTGGTCGATTTATTTAAGTCCGCTCGCACTAACGAACTGATTTATAATATGGCTTTTAATGTCTCTGGCGGTGCTCGCGAACGACCCGTTCCCAATCGACGTTCTAAGTAA